In the genome of Hydractinia symbiolongicarpus strain clone_291-10 chromosome 5, HSymV2.1, whole genome shotgun sequence, one region contains:
- the LOC130645963 gene encoding uncharacterized protein LOC130645963: MSSSSSDVSDVEFNEDEEFGLSPFMFEPERSQSEVAAALEALGNNVGAKNCNVEAGNRVGNVEWCQCKKCKIMVTETESLCCRDNNDIPDGHFQGHTCVTNSDEFKMVCLPEPVLRTALDHIGLLLINNIYGGCMEDWA; this comes from the exons ATGTCATCTTCCTCTTCTGATGTAAGCGATGTTGAATTTAATGAAGATGAAGAGTTTGGTTTATCTCCTTTCATGTTCGAACCGGAACGGAGTCAAAGTGAAGTGGCTGCAGCTTTAGAAGCTTTAGGAAACAACGTTGGTGCTAAAAACTGCAATGTTGAAGCTGGAAATCGTGTTGGAAATGTTGAGTGGTGCCAGTGCAAAAAGTGTAAAATTATGGTCACTGAAACGGAAAGTTTATGTTGTCGTGATAATAATGATATTCCGGACGGTCATTTTCAAG GTCATACGTGTGTTACAAATTCGGATGAATTCAAAATGGTTTGTTTGCCGGAACCCGTGTTACGGACAGCACTAG ATCATATCGGTTTGCTGCTTATAAACAATATATATGGTGGGTGTATGGAAGACTGGGCATAG
- the LOC130645964 gene encoding uncharacterized protein LOC130645964: protein MVTCGALNCGNSSTKKSVADVKGWHNVPTEKENKQRRKKWLAAMKRDPPYPADTNFVLCGMHFTSECFQRDLKAELCGSVRKFILLPNAIPSVFSFSKRLFYNSGGHLLYFKNIYCKNFIHHLYNYTCSYTFYVSKSIPDSVYGTYTPSGCGYSLRITHTTHDGIGFR from the exons ATGGTTACTTGTGGTGCTTTAAATTGTGGTAACTCTTCCACCAAAAAATCGGTAGCTGATGTAAAAGGGTGGCATAACGTTCCCaccgaaaaagaaaataaacaacgtCGTAAGAAATGGCTAGCAGCTATGAAGCGAGATCCACCATATCCAGCAGACACGAATTTCGTTCTTTGTGGTATGCATTTCACGTCCGAATGTTTTCAACGCGATCTCAAG gcGGAGCTCTGTGGCTCTGTGAGAAAGTTTATATTATTACCAAACGCTATTCCATCGGTATTTTCATTCTCGAAACGCTTATTTTACAATTCCGGGGgacatttgttatattttaaaaacatatattgtaaaaatttcatTCATCATCTTTACAATTATACATGTTCTTATACATTTTATGTGTCCAAATCCATTCCTGATTCTGTGTATGGCACGTATACCCCATCGGGCTGCGGGTATTCATTACGGATTACCCACACAACACATGATGGTATAGGCTTTCGATAA